From the genome of Amycolatopsis sp. NBC_01488, one region includes:
- a CDS encoding saccharopine dehydrogenase family protein, producing the protein MRAHDVVLFGATGFTGGLTAEYLARHAPADLRWALAGRNRGKLEAVRARLAEIDDRFAALDLLIADSGDPASLRAVAEATKVVVTTVGPYLTQGEPLVAACAEAGTDYVDLTGEPEFVDRMYLAHDRRARETGARLVHACGFDSIPHDLGAYFTVKQLPEGVPLRVDGYVRASGMPSGGTFLSALTIMSRLPAGARVARERAAAEPRPAGRFARAPLGRPHRVADAGWWAVPLPTIDPEVVRRSAAASERYGPDFTYRHFAAVKHLPVLAGGALGVGALFAAAQLPPARRGLSRLLAPGNGPSPERRARSWFSVRFLGEGGGKRVVTEVSGGDPGYDETAKMLAESALCLASDDLPDTAGQVTTATAMGDALIDRLTKAGLRFATL; encoded by the coding sequence ATGCGCGCGCACGACGTGGTCCTGTTCGGCGCCACCGGCTTCACCGGTGGCCTGACGGCCGAGTACCTCGCCCGGCACGCGCCCGCGGATCTGCGCTGGGCCCTGGCCGGCCGCAACCGCGGCAAGCTCGAGGCCGTCCGGGCGCGGCTCGCGGAGATCGACGACCGGTTCGCCGCGCTCGACCTGCTCATCGCCGACTCGGGCGATCCCGCGTCGCTGCGGGCGGTGGCCGAGGCCACCAAGGTGGTCGTCACCACCGTCGGGCCGTACCTGACCCAGGGCGAGCCCCTGGTGGCGGCGTGCGCCGAAGCCGGCACCGACTACGTCGACCTGACCGGCGAGCCCGAATTCGTCGACCGGATGTACCTGGCGCACGACCGGCGCGCCCGCGAGACCGGCGCGCGGCTGGTGCACGCGTGCGGGTTCGACTCGATCCCGCACGACCTCGGCGCGTACTTCACGGTCAAGCAGCTGCCCGAAGGCGTTCCGCTGCGCGTCGACGGGTACGTCCGGGCCAGCGGGATGCCGTCCGGCGGGACGTTCCTCAGCGCGCTGACCATCATGTCCCGGCTCCCGGCCGGCGCCCGGGTCGCCCGCGAGCGGGCGGCCGCCGAGCCGCGCCCGGCCGGACGGTTCGCCCGCGCGCCGCTCGGCCGGCCACACCGGGTCGCCGACGCGGGCTGGTGGGCGGTCCCGCTGCCGACGATCGACCCCGAGGTCGTCCGGCGGTCGGCGGCCGCGTCCGAGCGCTACGGGCCGGACTTCACCTACCGCCACTTCGCCGCGGTCAAGCACCTGCCGGTGCTGGCGGGCGGCGCGCTCGGGGTCGGCGCGCTGTTCGCGGCGGCCCAGCTCCCGCCCGCGCGGCGCGGGCTGTCCCGCCTGCTCGCGCCCGGCAACGGCCCGAGCCCCGAACGCCGCGCCCGGTCGTGGTTCTCGGTGCGCTTCCTCGGCGAAGGCGGTGGTAAGCGGGTCGTCACGGAGGTGTCCGGCGGCGACCCCGGCTACGACGAGACGGCGAAGATGCTCGCGGAATCGGCGTTGTGCCTGGCCTCCGACGACCTCCCGGATACCGCGGGCCAGGTGACCACGGCGACGGCGATGGGCGACGCCCTGATCGACCGGCTCACGAAAGCGGGCCTGCGGTTCGCGACGCTCTGA
- a CDS encoding GOLPH3/VPS74 family protein yields MRRLTLVDSFFFLGHDEFTGRPSLSRTSLGIGLAGAALCDLLFTDRITVEDRKVRPIAGRPSGIPTADHVFSEIVSETGTHRVRDWVDHLRGELPSVAADNLVALGLVRRTPERALLRRRHRYPPADLLVSTAARSKARAAVFGVDRPDPHAACLALLAWTAGVDDLCEPELGRAAVRAWMEDTHHGLPRRIADVIAGTAAVAAAVVYTGDRS; encoded by the coding sequence ATGCGCCGGCTCACCTTGGTCGATTCCTTCTTCTTCCTCGGGCACGACGAGTTCACCGGCCGGCCGTCGCTCAGCCGGACGTCACTGGGCATCGGCCTCGCCGGCGCGGCGTTGTGCGACCTGCTCTTCACCGACCGGATCACCGTCGAGGACCGGAAAGTCCGCCCGATCGCCGGCCGCCCGTCCGGTATTCCGACCGCCGATCACGTGTTTTCCGAAATCGTTTCGGAAACGGGGACGCACCGCGTGCGCGACTGGGTGGACCACCTGCGCGGGGAACTGCCGTCGGTCGCCGCCGACAACCTCGTCGCGCTCGGACTCGTCCGGCGGACCCCCGAACGGGCGCTCCTGCGCCGCCGGCACCGCTACCCGCCGGCGGACCTGCTCGTGTCGACGGCGGCGCGGAGCAAGGCCCGGGCCGCGGTGTTCGGCGTCGACCGGCCCGACCCGCACGCGGCGTGCCTGGCGCTGCTGGCGTGGACCGCGGGCGTCGACGACCTGTGCGAGCCCGAGCTCGGCCGGGCGGCGGTGCGGGCGTGGATGGAGGACACCCACCACGGCCTGCCCCGCCGCATCGCGGACGTGATCGCCGGAACGGCGGCCGTCGCAGCGGCCGTCGTCTACACCGGCGACCGGAGCTGA
- a CDS encoding APC family permease, which yields MGTHSPGHGLGRRRLGAAQIVFFVVAAAGPLYAIAGGVSATYAVTGSVGVPLSFVLLAPVLALFAVGYAAMSRYITNAGAFYPYVAHGIGRSAGTAVAYVTVLAYSSIQVGVFGLFGLSVSTWLDTTFGVAVPWWPIALLMVLVVGAGGVLRIDLNAKVLGVALGLEVAVLVVLNAVMFSHPAGGSVSLLPLEPSSLFTAGVGAVFAFSIAVFTGFEGAATYGEECRDPRRTVGRATYVAIGLTAVLYIASSLGMAVATGPDHVVERAVAEGPGLLFGLGGRYVGTAFTDTAYVLFLTSQCAALLSFHNAVARYFFALGREGLLPEGFSRTSKRTGAPIGGSLVQTSIGFVVVSVFALAGRDPFTELFTWTGVTASTGVTIIMIAVSLSVIGFFRRRPGRETWWRRMGAPALAAVTLTAVLVLIIVNFDVLLGPAGSIPLLRWGLPGLLVLAGLAGFLRAEALRTRRPDGYAGIGGPLREDELAEAR from the coding sequence ATGGGTACCCACTCACCGGGGCACGGCCTCGGCCGGAGGCGGCTCGGCGCCGCCCAGATCGTCTTTTTCGTCGTGGCAGCAGCCGGTCCGTTGTACGCGATCGCCGGCGGGGTTTCGGCGACGTACGCGGTGACGGGCAGCGTCGGCGTGCCGCTGTCCTTCGTCCTGCTGGCGCCGGTGCTCGCGCTGTTCGCCGTCGGGTACGCCGCGATGAGCCGCTACATCACGAACGCCGGCGCCTTCTACCCCTATGTGGCGCACGGGATCGGGCGGTCCGCGGGCACCGCCGTCGCCTACGTGACGGTGCTCGCCTACAGCTCGATCCAGGTCGGCGTCTTCGGCCTGTTCGGCCTGTCCGTGTCCACCTGGCTGGACACGACGTTCGGCGTCGCCGTGCCGTGGTGGCCGATCGCGCTGCTGATGGTGCTGGTCGTCGGCGCCGGTGGCGTGCTGCGGATCGACCTCAACGCGAAGGTCCTCGGCGTCGCGCTCGGGCTCGAGGTCGCGGTGCTCGTGGTGCTGAACGCCGTGATGTTCAGCCACCCGGCCGGCGGGTCCGTTTCGCTGCTCCCGCTCGAGCCGTCGAGCCTCTTCACCGCGGGGGTCGGGGCCGTTTTCGCTTTCTCCATCGCGGTTTTCACCGGCTTCGAAGGAGCCGCCACCTACGGCGAGGAGTGCCGCGACCCGCGCCGGACGGTCGGCCGTGCGACCTACGTCGCGATCGGCCTGACCGCGGTGCTGTACATCGCGTCTTCGCTCGGCATGGCGGTCGCGACCGGTCCGGACCACGTCGTCGAGCGGGCCGTCGCGGAGGGACCGGGACTGCTGTTCGGGCTCGGCGGCCGGTACGTCGGCACGGCGTTCACCGACACGGCGTACGTGCTCTTCCTGACCAGCCAGTGCGCCGCGCTGCTGAGCTTCCACAACGCCGTCGCCCGGTACTTCTTCGCCCTGGGCCGGGAAGGGCTGCTGCCGGAAGGCTTCAGCCGCACCAGCAAGCGCACCGGCGCGCCGATCGGCGGCTCGCTGGTCCAGACCTCGATCGGCTTCGTCGTCGTCTCGGTCTTCGCGCTCGCCGGGCGCGACCCGTTCACCGAGCTCTTCACGTGGACCGGCGTCACCGCCTCGACCGGCGTCACGATCATCATGATCGCGGTTTCGCTGTCGGTCATCGGGTTCTTCCGCCGCCGTCCCGGCCGGGAGACCTGGTGGCGGCGGATGGGCGCGCCCGCGCTCGCGGCGGTGACGCTGACCGCGGTCCTGGTGCTGATCATCGTCAACTTCGACGTCCTGCTCGGCCCGGCGGGCTCGATCCCGCTGCTGCGCTGGGGCCTGCCGGGGCTGCTGGTGCTCGCCGGCCTGGCCGGCTTCCTGCGAGCCGAGGCGCTGCGCACGCGGCGTCCGGACGGCTACGCGGGGATCGGCGGCCCGCTGCGGGAGGACGAACTGGCGGAAGCGCGGTGA
- a CDS encoding GNAT family N-acetyltransferase, with product MTDVRAADPSEVDTVVTILAEAFQDDPMSRWVFPDGERRRAVAHPAFFRELLGAGFATGHVDVTADLSAAVIWLPGGGADDGPIAGLDPAETDRLGVLLGLMAAVEPAGPLWHAQFIGVRPGRQRRGVGERLLRHGLARADAEGLPAYLEASSPDSTRLYRRLGFRDHGPAFHPPGGPPMQPMRRAPA from the coding sequence GTGACCGACGTCCGCGCGGCGGATCCGTCCGAAGTGGACACCGTGGTCACGATCCTGGCCGAGGCGTTCCAGGACGACCCGATGAGCCGCTGGGTGTTCCCGGACGGCGAGCGCCGCCGCGCCGTCGCCCATCCGGCGTTCTTCCGCGAACTCCTCGGCGCCGGCTTCGCGACCGGGCACGTCGACGTCACCGCCGACCTTTCGGCGGCGGTCATCTGGCTGCCCGGCGGCGGTGCCGACGACGGGCCGATCGCCGGGCTCGACCCGGCGGAGACGGACCGGCTCGGCGTCCTGCTCGGCCTGATGGCCGCCGTCGAACCGGCCGGCCCGCTCTGGCACGCGCAGTTCATCGGTGTTCGCCCCGGGCGCCAGCGCCGGGGCGTCGGCGAGCGGCTGCTGCGGCACGGCCTCGCCCGGGCCGATGCCGAAGGCCTGCCCGCCTACCTGGAAGCCAGCTCGCCGGACAGCACGCGGCTCTACCGGCGGCTCGGGTTCCGCGACCACGGCCCGGCGTTCCACCCGCCCGGCGGCCCGCCGATGCAGCCGATGCGGCGTGCTCCGGCCTGA
- a CDS encoding lactate 2-monooxygenase — translation MTERFGSYQSELYLQGLGGQLPPCSTDATKLEASAREVMAPGPFSYVAGSAGSGATARANREAFDRWRVVPRMLTGATDRDLSTTVLGTRLAAPVAVAPVGVQSIVHPDAESATARAAASVGLPFTLSTASSTGIEDVAAANGDGPRWFQLYWPGDPDVCASLLARAKAAGFTALVVTLDTWTLAWRPSDLDQAYLPFLSGEGLAVPFTDPVFLGRLEKTPEEDRGTAILTWLGMITGTDRTWDQLPFLREHWDGPIALKGIQHVADARRAVEAGMDAVVVSNHGGRQVDGAIGALEALPGIVAAVGDRVEVLFDSGVRTGADVLKAVALGARAVLVGRPWVYGLAHAGEEGVRHVLRSLLADFDLTMGLSGHRTLADLGPDSLQRT, via the coding sequence GTGACCGAACGCTTCGGCAGCTACCAGAGCGAGCTCTACCTGCAAGGACTCGGTGGTCAGCTGCCGCCGTGCTCGACCGACGCGACCAAGCTCGAGGCGTCGGCCCGCGAGGTCATGGCGCCCGGCCCGTTCTCCTACGTCGCGGGCTCGGCCGGCTCCGGCGCGACCGCCCGCGCCAACCGCGAGGCGTTCGACCGGTGGCGCGTCGTGCCGCGGATGCTGACCGGCGCCACCGACCGCGACCTCTCGACCACGGTGCTCGGCACGCGGCTGGCCGCGCCGGTGGCCGTCGCACCCGTCGGCGTCCAGTCGATCGTCCACCCCGACGCCGAGTCCGCGACCGCCCGCGCCGCCGCCTCGGTCGGCCTGCCGTTCACCCTGTCCACGGCGTCGTCGACCGGCATCGAGGACGTCGCGGCGGCCAACGGCGACGGTCCGCGCTGGTTCCAGCTGTACTGGCCCGGCGACCCGGACGTCTGCGCGAGCCTGCTGGCCCGGGCGAAGGCGGCCGGCTTCACGGCGCTGGTCGTCACGCTCGACACGTGGACGCTGGCTTGGCGACCGTCCGATCTGGACCAGGCCTACCTGCCGTTCCTGAGCGGCGAAGGCCTCGCCGTCCCGTTCACCGATCCCGTGTTCCTCGGCCGGCTGGAGAAGACGCCGGAGGAGGACCGCGGCACCGCGATCCTGACCTGGCTCGGCATGATCACCGGCACCGACCGGACGTGGGACCAGCTGCCGTTCCTGCGCGAGCACTGGGACGGACCGATCGCGCTCAAGGGCATCCAGCACGTCGCCGACGCGCGCCGCGCGGTGGAGGCCGGAATGGACGCCGTCGTGGTCTCGAACCACGGCGGCCGCCAGGTCGACGGCGCGATCGGGGCACTGGAAGCACTGCCCGGCATCGTCGCGGCGGTGGGCGACCGCGTGGAGGTGCTCTTCGACTCGGGCGTCCGCACCGGCGCGGACGTGCTGAAGGCGGTCGCGCTGGGCGCGCGGGCGGTGCTGGTCGGCCGCCCGTGGGTGTACGGGCTGGCGCACGCGGGCGAAGAAGGCGTCCGGCACGTGCTGCGGAGCTTGCTGGCCGACTTCGACCTGACGATGGGACTTTCCGGCCACCGCACCCTCGCCGACCTGGGCCCGGACTCGCTCCAGCGGACGTGA
- the hrpA gene encoding ATP-dependent RNA helicase HrpA, with amino-acid sequence MSTPSPFEALRARLPELMPRDEHRLRRRLDGARKARDRDAALAQISADVEKAELRVQSRRESVPKIEYPEELPVSKLKDEIGAAIARHQVVIVAGETGSGKTTQLPKICLELGRGIRGQIGHTQPRRLAARTVADRIASELKTELGDAVGYKVRFTDQSGQDTLVKLMTDGILLAEIQTDRSLRQYDTLIIDEAHERSLNIDFILGYLKQLLPRRPDLKVIITSATIDPERFSKHFDDAPIVEVSGRTYPVETRYRPLVDPDDPEGDDERDQTQGILDAVEELCAEGPGDILVFLSGEREIRDTADVLNRADLRGTEILPLYARLSAADQHRVFQQHTGRRVVLATNVAETSLTVPGIKYVVDPGTARISRYSHRTKVQRLPIEPVSQASANQRKGRCGRTSDGICIRLYSEADFEARPEFTDPEILRTNLASVILQMTSLGLGDIAAFPFVEPPDRRQVADGVGLLQELGAFSSTGSDRSLTDIGRKLAQLPVDPRMGRMVLEAAKNGCVREVMIIAAALSIQDPRERPAEKQQAADQQHARFADPTSDFLAYLNLWEYVAEQQKALSGNQFRRMCRTEYLNYLRLREWQDIFSQLRQLAKPLGISLNTNTAPADPQRVHTSLIAGLLSHIGLKDPAKGDYLGARGARFGIFPGSALFKKQPRFVMSAELVETSRLWARVNARIEPEWVEPLAGHVVKRNYSEPHWERKQGAVMATERVTLYGVPLVADRRVNYGRIDPEMSRALFIRHALVEGDWQTRHHFFAENRALLEEVEDLENRARRRDILVDDQTLYEFYDARVPADVVSVRHFDTWWKKTRHEQPDLLSFEKSMLINETAGGVREGDYPDSWTQGTQVFTLTYQFEPGADADGVTVHIPLPVLNQVTPDGFDWQVPGLRQELVTQLIKSLPKALRRNFVPAPDTAAYVLSRVSPSDGPLLEVLGRELRALRGVTVPYADWDVSSVPDHLKMTFRVVDERGKRVAEGKDVEALQRKLAPKVRETISKAANTLEQAGLTKPSFGSLPKVFESTQRGHDVKAYPALVDEGASVAVRLLDTPGQQEHAMWAGTRRMLRLNLSSPMKFITRSLPNSSKLVLNRNPHGSVAALLEDCVDCAVDALMAAGGGPAFDETGFKVLLEKVRAGLHPEVLAVLTDVEKILRAANDVEVALPATRGPAESLSDIRAQLTSLVYPGFVTATGASRLRNVVRYLQGISRRLEKLASEPTRDLQRTADIAWITGEYREALASLPPGTSSPALDEVRWMIEELRVSFFAQTLGTAHPVSLKRITKAIDDALA; translated from the coding sequence ATGTCCACGCCATCCCCCTTCGAAGCGCTGCGTGCGCGCCTGCCCGAGCTGATGCCGCGCGACGAGCACCGGCTGCGCCGGCGGCTCGACGGCGCCCGCAAAGCTCGTGATCGCGACGCCGCCCTCGCGCAGATCTCCGCCGACGTCGAAAAGGCCGAGCTGCGCGTCCAGTCGCGCCGCGAAAGCGTACCCAAGATCGAGTACCCCGAAGAGCTGCCGGTCAGCAAGCTCAAGGACGAGATCGGCGCGGCGATCGCCCGGCACCAGGTCGTGATCGTCGCGGGCGAGACCGGCTCGGGCAAGACCACCCAGCTGCCGAAGATCTGCCTCGAGCTCGGCCGCGGCATCCGCGGCCAGATCGGCCACACCCAGCCGCGGCGCCTCGCCGCGCGCACGGTCGCCGACCGGATCGCGAGCGAGCTGAAGACCGAGCTGGGCGACGCCGTCGGCTACAAGGTGCGGTTCACCGACCAGTCCGGGCAGGACACGCTGGTCAAGCTGATGACCGACGGCATCCTGCTGGCCGAGATCCAGACCGACCGGTCGCTGCGCCAGTACGACACGCTCATCATCGACGAGGCCCACGAGCGCAGCCTCAACATCGACTTCATCCTCGGCTACCTCAAGCAGCTGCTGCCGCGCCGCCCCGACCTCAAGGTGATCATCACCTCGGCGACGATCGACCCGGAGCGGTTCTCGAAGCACTTCGACGACGCCCCGATCGTCGAGGTCTCCGGCCGGACGTACCCGGTCGAGACGCGCTACCGGCCGCTCGTCGACCCCGACGATCCCGAGGGCGACGACGAACGCGACCAGACCCAAGGCATCCTCGACGCCGTCGAGGAGCTGTGCGCCGAAGGCCCCGGCGACATCCTGGTGTTCCTCTCCGGTGAGCGGGAGATCCGCGACACCGCGGACGTCCTCAACCGCGCCGACCTGCGGGGCACCGAGATCCTGCCGCTGTACGCGCGGCTGTCGGCGGCCGACCAGCACCGGGTGTTCCAGCAGCACACCGGACGCCGGGTCGTGCTCGCGACCAACGTGGCCGAGACGTCGCTGACCGTGCCGGGCATCAAGTACGTCGTCGACCCGGGCACCGCGCGGATCTCGCGCTACAGCCACCGCACCAAGGTGCAGCGGCTGCCGATCGAGCCGGTGTCGCAGGCGTCGGCGAACCAGCGCAAGGGCCGCTGCGGCCGGACGTCGGACGGCATCTGCATCCGGCTCTATTCCGAAGCGGACTTCGAGGCGCGGCCGGAGTTCACCGACCCGGAGATCCTGCGGACCAACCTGGCGTCGGTCATCCTGCAGATGACGTCGCTGGGGCTGGGCGATATCGCGGCGTTCCCGTTCGTCGAGCCGCCGGACCGCCGCCAGGTCGCCGACGGCGTCGGGCTGCTGCAGGAGCTGGGCGCGTTCTCCAGCACCGGTTCCGACCGCAGCCTCACCGACATCGGCCGCAAGCTCGCGCAGCTGCCCGTCGACCCGCGGATGGGCCGGATGGTGCTGGAAGCCGCGAAGAACGGCTGCGTCCGCGAGGTCATGATCATCGCGGCGGCACTGTCCATCCAGGACCCGCGCGAGCGGCCGGCGGAGAAGCAGCAGGCGGCCGACCAGCAGCACGCGCGGTTCGCCGACCCGACGTCGGACTTCTTGGCGTACCTCAACCTCTGGGAGTACGTCGCCGAGCAGCAGAAGGCGTTGTCCGGCAACCAGTTCCGCCGGATGTGCCGCACCGAGTACCTGAACTACCTGCGCCTGCGCGAGTGGCAGGACATCTTCAGCCAGCTGCGTCAGCTCGCGAAACCGCTCGGCATCTCGCTGAACACGAACACGGCCCCGGCCGACCCGCAGCGCGTGCACACGTCGCTCATCGCGGGCCTGCTCTCGCACATCGGGCTCAAGGACCCGGCCAAGGGCGACTACCTGGGCGCGCGCGGCGCCCGGTTCGGCATCTTCCCGGGGTCGGCGCTGTTCAAGAAGCAGCCGCGGTTCGTGATGTCGGCCGAGCTGGTCGAGACGTCGCGGCTGTGGGCGCGGGTGAACGCGCGGATCGAGCCCGAGTGGGTCGAGCCGCTGGCCGGGCACGTCGTCAAGCGGAACTACTCCGAGCCGCACTGGGAACGCAAGCAGGGCGCGGTGATGGCGACGGAGCGGGTGACGCTCTACGGCGTCCCGCTGGTCGCCGACCGCCGTGTCAACTACGGCCGGATCGACCCGGAAATGTCGCGCGCGCTGTTCATCCGGCACGCGCTGGTCGAGGGTGACTGGCAGACGCGCCACCACTTCTTCGCCGAGAACCGGGCGCTGCTGGAGGAGGTCGAGGACCTCGAGAACCGCGCGCGGCGGCGCGACATCCTGGTCGACGACCAGACGCTGTACGAGTTCTACGACGCCCGCGTCCCGGCGGACGTCGTTTCGGTGCGCCACTTCGACACCTGGTGGAAGAAGACGCGCCACGAGCAGCCGGACCTGCTCTCGTTCGAGAAGTCCATGCTCATCAACGAGACCGCGGGCGGCGTCCGCGAAGGCGACTACCCCGACTCGTGGACGCAGGGCACGCAGGTCTTCACACTGACCTACCAGTTCGAGCCGGGTGCGGACGCCGACGGCGTCACCGTGCACATCCCGCTGCCGGTGCTGAACCAGGTGACGCCGGACGGCTTCGACTGGCAGGTGCCGGGTCTGCGCCAGGAATTGGTGACGCAGCTGATCAAGTCGCTGCCGAAGGCGCTGCGGCGCAACTTCGTCCCGGCGCCGGACACCGCGGCGTACGTCCTTTCGCGAGTGTCCCCTTCGGACGGTCCGCTGCTGGAGGTCCTCGGCCGCGAGCTGCGCGCGTTGCGTGGCGTCACGGTGCCGTACGCCGACTGGGACGTCTCGTCGGTGCCGGACCACCTGAAGATGACGTTCCGGGTGGTCGACGAGCGCGGCAAGCGCGTCGCCGAAGGCAAGGACGTCGAGGCGCTGCAACGGAAGCTGGCGCCGAAGGTCCGGGAGACGATCTCGAAGGCGGCCAACACCCTCGAGCAAGCCGGGCTGACCAAGCCTTCGTTCGGTTCGCTGCCGAAGGTGTTCGAGTCGACGCAGCGCGGCCACGACGTCAAGGCGTACCCGGCGCTGGTCGACGAGGGCGCGTCGGTGGCCGTGCGGCTGCTGGACACGCCGGGCCAGCAGGAACACGCGATGTGGGCGGGCACGCGGCGGATGCTGCGGCTCAACCTGAGCTCGCCGATGAAGTTCATCACCCGGTCGCTGCCGAACTCGTCGAAGCTGGTGCTGAACCGGAACCCGCACGGCAGTGTGGCGGCGCTGCTCGAAGACTGCGTGGACTGCGCGGTGGACGCGCTGATGGCGGCCGGCGGCGGCCCGGCGTTCGACGAGACCGGCTTCAAGGTGCTGCTGGAGAAGGTCCGCGCGGGCCTGCACCCGGAAGTGCTGGCGGTCCTGACGGACGTCGAGAAGATCCTCCGCGCGGCGAACGACGTCGAGGTGGCGCTCCCGGCGACCCGCGGCCCCGCGGAGTCGCTGTCCGACATCCGGGCGCAGCTCACTTCGCTCGTTTACCCGGGTTTCGTGACGGCGACGGGCGCGTCCCGGCTGCGGAACGTCGTCCGCTACCTGCAGGGCATCTCGCGCCGGCTGGAGAAGCTGGCTTCGGAGCCGACGCGCGACCTGCAGCGGACCGCGGACATCGCGTGGATCACCGGCGAGTACCGGGAGGCGCTGGCGTCGCTGCCGCCGGGCACGTCGTCACCCGCGCTGGACGAAGTGCGCTGGATGATCGAGGAACTGCGGGTGTCGTTCTTCGCCCAGACGCTGGGGACGGCACACCCGGTCTCGCTGAAGCGGATCACGAAGGCCATCGACGACGCACTGGCCTAG
- a CDS encoding TIGR03084 family metal-binding protein — protein MIDYGLDLSAVERDRALPDLVTEGDELDALVSAAQDWSRPTPAAGWTIAHQIAHLAAADANVLVAVRTPEAFDATPKDADLEAAAGAGEPRSALLERWRTGRAEVAAALRDLPLDQAFPWLGSDVTVRLMVPLRLMETWAHGQDVFDTLGVAHRPTARLRHVASLGVEGRTLSFSAAELPIPAEPFRVELTGPGGETWTWGPDDAAQRIRGSALGFCLRVTRRRALSETDLTAIGEDARKWLEVARVFL, from the coding sequence GTGATCGACTACGGCCTCGACCTGTCCGCGGTGGAGCGCGACCGCGCGCTGCCCGATCTGGTGACCGAAGGGGACGAACTCGACGCCCTCGTCTCGGCGGCGCAAGACTGGTCCCGGCCCACTCCGGCGGCCGGGTGGACGATCGCCCACCAGATCGCGCACCTCGCGGCCGCCGACGCGAACGTGCTCGTCGCCGTCCGGACCCCGGAGGCCTTCGACGCCACGCCGAAGGACGCCGACCTCGAAGCCGCGGCGGGCGCGGGCGAGCCGCGATCGGCGCTGCTGGAACGCTGGCGCACCGGCCGGGCCGAAGTGGCCGCGGCCTTGCGTGACCTACCCCTGGACCAGGCGTTCCCGTGGCTCGGCTCGGACGTGACCGTGAGGCTGATGGTGCCGCTCCGGCTGATGGAAACGTGGGCGCACGGGCAGGACGTCTTCGACACCCTCGGCGTGGCGCACCGGCCGACCGCCCGGCTCCGGCACGTGGCTTCGCTCGGCGTGGAAGGGCGGACGCTGTCGTTCTCCGCGGCCGAGCTGCCGATCCCGGCCGAGCCGTTCCGGGTGGAACTGACCGGCCCCGGCGGCGAAACCTGGACGTGGGGCCCGGACGACGCCGCGCAGCGGATCCGGGGCAGCGCGCTCGGCTTCTGCCTCCGGGTCACCCGGCGCCGCGCGCTGTCCGAGACCGACCTCACGGCGATCGGCGAAGACGCGCGGAAGTGGCTGGAAGTCGCGCGGGTCTTCCTCTAG